A genome region from Anopheles stephensi strain Indian chromosome 2, UCI_ANSTEP_V1.0, whole genome shotgun sequence includes the following:
- the LOC118503463 gene encoding ionotropic receptor 40a has product MYSFVLLLLQTAFVCGARKNLIALNERSNQSGMIRGISEMVNLLAPKSLVIVVQNETKIDRLDKLTVMIHQHNIPTCVYYDLEQYFSLIKENLVKSLEITSLIFCHPEDMLQDIIDRRLAHRLSLFIFYWGAAQLPATLNPNLLKEPFRVAIITNPRRNIYRIFYNQAKPNNRGDMLSVNWFDGNDMTFKRVPLLPAPTEVYKNFEGRIFSIPVIHKPPWHFIVYGNVSGNAGEMANSTNSEAVGFEMELEKNVTVESDDTYFTVKGGRDHNLMQLIAERMNFSFQYVEPPEKIQGIALGSEDNASFSGALGMLQRREVELYLGDVAVTWERMKAVEFSFFTLADSAAFVTHAPRKLNEALALVRPFQITVWPPVIITILISGPILYVIISTPYRWRCGHSRRGTSRNPPVHRKRFRQRKPAFYNLRYIEEMSYTRVTARRTDTLNQHQEYPSLDRCIWYTINVYLRQSANIPFDGHLARFFSILLWLCATYVLGDVYSAQLTSQLARPARESPINTLGRLENRMTRDGYELLVERQSAFHAALVNSTGVLQRLYRLTRQRAINDSFLVKSVEEGIRVLQSDPKHAVFGGRETLYFNTKRYGANRFQLSEKLYTRYSAVAVQIGCPFLDSLNEVIMRLFEAGIVEKITIAEYEQMFGRHKGGISHSEETVRSTKSTNSDCDADGSGAKRKTDSNDKLQPMNLRMLQGAFLVLACGHLLGGICLFVERHIKLINRCGETIGHLGSETKFAFGHFCHGGDDSQRTNNLLE; this is encoded by the exons ATGTATTCCTTCGTGCTATTACTTTTACAAACGGCATTTGTATGCGGTG CTCGCAAAAATCTTATCGCTCTCAATGAACGATCTAATCAGTCCGGCATGATAAGAGGCATCTCGGAAATGGTGAACCTGCTTGCACCGAAATCGTTGGTAATTGTGGttcaaaacgaaacgaaaatcgATCGCCTCGACAAGCTCACCGTGATGATCCATCAGCACAACATACCGACCTGCGTGTATTACGATCTGGAACAATACTTCAGCTTGATTAAGGAAAACCTCGTCAAGTCGCTGGAAATTACATCGCTTATATTCTGCCACCCGGAGGACATGCTGCAGGACATCATCGATCGACGGTTGGCACATCGGCTGAGTTTGTTTATCTTTTACTGGGGCGCTGCACAGCTACCGGCCACGCTGAACCCGAACCTGCTGAAGGAACCGTTTCGGGTGGCCATTATTACTAATCCGCGGCGCAATATCTATCGCATTTTTTACAACCaagccaaaccaaacaatcGTGGAGACATGTTGAGTGTAAACTGGTTCGATGGGAACGATATGACGTTCAAACGGGTACCACTGCTGCCGGCCCCGACGGAGGTGTACAAAAACTTTGAGGGACGCATATTTAGCATTCCGGTGATACAC AAACCTCCGTGGCATTTCATCGTTTATGGAAACGTGAGTGGCAACGCGGGGGAAATGGCGAACAGCACCAACAGTGAGGCGGTTGGGTTCGAAATGGAGCTGGAAAAGAATGTTACGGTGGAAAGTGATGATACGTACTTCACGGTGAAAGGTGGACGCGATCACAATTTGATGCAGCTGATAGCAGAGCGGATGAACTTCAGCTTTCAGTACGTGGAGCCTCCGGAAAAGATTCAGGGAATTGCGCTCGGTTCCGAGGACAATGCCAGCTTTTCGGGCGCCCTGGGAATGCTGCAGCGCAGAGAGGTGGAACTGTACCTTGGCGACGTAGCAGTGACCTGGGAAAGGATGAAAGCGGTGGAATTTTCGTTCTTTACATTGGCCGATTCGGCTGCATTTGTAACACATGCACCGCGCAAGCTGAACGAAGCACTAGCTCTCGTACGCCCGTTTCAGATTACGGTGTGGCCGCCGGTAATTATTACAATTTTGATTTCCGGTCCTATCTTATATGTCATCATCTCTACGCCCTATCGATGGAGATGCGGTCATAGTCGGCGCGGAACCTCACGCAATCCCCCTGTTCACCGCAAGAGGTTCCGGCAGCGCAAACCAGCCTTCTACAACTTACGCTACATCGAGGAAATGAGCTACACGCGTGTCACGGCACGGCGAACGGATACACTTAACCAGCATCAGGAGTATCCTAGCCTAGATCGTTGCATTTGGTATACGATCAACGTGTACTTACGGCAGT CGGCAAACATTCCATTCGATGGTCATCTGGCAAGGTTCTTCTCTATCTTGCTTTGGCTGTGCGCTACCTACGTACTCGGTGACGTCTATTCCGCACAGCTGACATCCCAGCTGGCACGCCCGGCACGGGAGAGCCCTATCAATACACTCGGTCGTTTGGAAAACCGTATGACCCGCGACGGGTATGAGCTACTAGTCGAACGACAGAGCGCATTCCATGCTGCCCTGGTAAATTCTACGGGCGTATTGCAGCGGCTGTACCGCCTGACCAGACAGCGAGCGATAAACGATTCCTTTCTAGTCAAATCGGTCGAGGAAGGCATTCGTGTGCTGCAGAGCGATCCCAAGCATGCCGTGTTCGGCGGACGGGAAACCCTATATTTCAACACCAAACGTTACGGTGCCAATCGGTTTCAGCTGAGCGAGAAGCTGTACACGCGTTATTCTGCTGTGGCCGTGCAGATTGGGTGCCCATTTTTGGACAGCTTGAAcgaggt CATTATGCGTCTGTTCGAGGCAGGCATTGTGGAGAAAATAACCATAGCGGAATATGAGCAGATGTTCGGGCGCCACAAGGGAGGCATATCACACTCGGAGGAAACGGTGCGCTCCACGAAGTCTACGAATTCCGACTGTGATGCGGACGGTTCCGGGGCGAAACGAAAGACAGATTCGAACGATAAATTGCAGCCAATGAATTTACGAATGTTGCAGGGCGCATTTTTGGTGCTAGCGTGTGGCCACTTGTTGGGAG GAATTTGTCTGTTTGTTGAAAGGCACATCAAATTGATCAACCGATGTGGAGAAACTATCGGTCACCTAGGAAGCGAAACGAAGTTTGCGTTCGGTCATTTCTGCCACGGTGGCGATGATTCGCAGAGAACAAATAACCTTTTGGAATAG
- the LOC118503462 gene encoding alpha-mannosidase 2 — protein MVRIRRKFAFILCGVTVFFFLILYVVLNYSVSERTRVQDITFLESKIKQLESGLNKHHQEFGDIRKQIDTIRGAVDGGGGDDTYVDSKVLDKAPLLGDREMMKESVINANGGGAGTCALRTDIIPQPDVQMLNLYDQVSFENIDGGVWKQGWPIKYHPSEWNSHHKLHVFVVPHSHNDPGWIQTFDEYYERSTKNIFANMLRHLDENPGLRFIWAEISYFAQWYDKLAAEQKAIVKRLVKNRQLEFVTGGWVMSDEANSHWYSMLLQLTEGQTWLKTRLNVTPVSSWSIDPFGQSATMPYILKHSGFENLLIQRTHYIVKKNLALKKQLEFRWRQLWDTRGDTDLFTHMMPFYSYDVPHTCGPDPKICCQFDFKRLPGMGLTCPWNVPPRPINDQNVAERAEMIVDQWRKKSVLYRTRNVLIPLGDDFRYTTSSEWEAQQVNFERLFDYINNEPSLNVEAKFATLQDYFDAVRATSGVNGMEQFPSLTGDFFTYADVNQDYWSGYFTSRPYHKRQDRILLHYIRSAEMLHAWNVWEPASEWKPLADRLEYARRQLSLFQHHDGITGTAKDHVMEDYAQRMSRSIENCKFVMQQAVYRMLTKPSVYHPDPSFSYLSIDDSRTVNGSDSVRPTIILGDELPSKQVVLHNSLPHTRSEVVEFYVVSPFVTVQDGSGGTVPSQIAPVWSWHTRPDGISQPQPSNTKYRLLFRANVPPLGLSVYTINSKNSAEESLGVTFTKAIILSKSPFTVNLAAGYPEDIDHASPMEVSLRSEEGGTTSAAFTAKGLLKSLTIENNQAMVPVHLEFYRYGMQLSSGKSGAYLFHPAGNATLLTYEQPIVLVMKGLLETSITAGLPFAVHQTILRDDSVEIRNLVDIGHRDNTEIVMRLQTNINSGSTFYTDLNGMQLIKRKRFQKLPIQANYYPAPSTMFIEDDYYRLTLLGGQPLGGSSLSSGEMEIMQDRRLTRDDDRGLGQGVQDNLPVLHLFRLVLESRESCTKPDPDYPTGYLTLPAHSQLQSLLHPLDKLIYNENYWTGLQKEGFGVRHEPLERGIELVAMRELPHVHFGRTSAGASPPVGLIVHRTNFEDCGSEANMEGMLNIKKLLNLDDGHDIYSARLTLLNALEMVQSDDISLCPMDAKAYIVKR, from the exons ATGGTTCGGATACGACGAAAATTCGCCTTTATTCTATGCGGCGTTACTGTATTCTTCTTCCTAATACTCTATGTTGTGCTTAATTATTCAGTTTCCGAACGGACT CGCGTGCAAGATATAACGTTTCtagaaagcaaaataaaacagctCGAGAGTGGGTTGAACAAACATCACCAGGAGTTTGGCGATATTCGAAAGCAAATTGACACGATTCGTGGCGCGGtagacggcggcggcggtgatGATACGTACGTCGACAGCAAGGTGCTGGATAAAGCACCGTTGCTAGGTGACCGCGAGATGATGAAAGAATCGGTCATAAATGCCAACGGCGGTGGTGCTGGAACTTGTGCGCTCCGCACAGACATCATACCCCAGCCGGACGTGCAAATGTTGAATCTGTACGACCAGGTATCGTTTGAGAACATCGATGGGGGCGTCTGGAAACAGGGTTGGCCGATCAAGTATCATCCGAGCGAGTGGAACAGTCACCACAAGCTGCACGTGTTTGTGGTTCCACACAGCCACAACGATCCCGGTTGGATACAGACGTTCGATGAGTATTACGAGCGATCGACCAAAAACATTTTCGCCAACATGCTCCGGCATTTGGACGAGAATCCGGGGCTACGCTTCATTTGGGCAGAAATAAGCTACTTCGCGCAATGGTACGATAAACTTGCGGCCGAGCAGAAGGCCATAGTGAAGCGGCTGGTGAAGAACCGCCAGCTGGAGTTCGTTACGGGCGGATGGGTAATGTCGGATGAGGCAAACTCGCACTGGTACtcgatgctgctgcagctgacgGAAGGTCAAACGTGGCTTAAGACGCGTCTCAACGTAACACCCGTGTCGAGCTGGTCGATCGATCCGTTCGGCCAATCTGCCACCATGCCATACATTTTGAAGCATTCCGGGTTTGAGAATCTGCTCATCCAACGCACGCACTACATTGTGAAAAAGAATTTAGCACTGAAAAAGCAGCTCGAGTTTCGCTGGCGCCAGCTGTGGGACACGCGGGGTGATACGGACCTTTTCACGCACATGATGCCCTTCTATTCATATGATGTGCCGCACACGTGCGGTCCCGATCCTAAGATTTGCTGCCAGTTTGACTTCAAGCGCTTACCGGGCATGGGTCTCACCTGCCCCTGGAACGTGCCGCCCCGTCCCATCAACGATCAGAACGTTGCCGAGCGGGCAGAGATGATAGTTGACCAGTGGCGCAAAAAGTCCGTACTGTATCGAACGCGCAACGTGCTGATTCCTCTCGGCGATGACTTCCGGTACACTACCAGCAGCGAATGGGAAGCACAGCAGGTTAATTTCGAGCGCCTGTTTGACTACATCAACAATGAGCCGTCGCTGAATGTGGAGGCCAAGTTTGCCACTCTGCAGGATTACTTCGATGCGGTGCGGGCCACCAGTGGTGTCAATGGGATGGAACAGTTCCCATCACTTACGGGAGATTTCTTCACGTACGCTGACGTGAATCAGGACTACTGGAGCGGGTACTTCACGTCGCGCCCGTACCACAAGCGGCAAGATCGCATTTTGTTACACTACATTCGTTCGGCGGAAATGTTGCACGCCTGGAATGTGTGGGAACCGGCTAGCGAGTGGAAACCGTTGGCCGATCGGTTGGAGTACGCTCGTCGACAACTTTCGCTGTTTCAGCACCACGACGGCATTACGGGCACAGCCAAGGATCACGTGATGGAGGACTATGCGCAGCGCATGTCCCGATCAATAGAAAACTGTAAATTCGTCATGCAGCAGGCTGTGTATCGAATGCTCACAAAACCCTCGGTGTATCATCCGGATCCGTCATTTAGCTATCTTTCGATCGATGATTCACGGACGGTCAATGGATCGGACAGTGTGCGACCGACCATCATACTGGGGGACGAGTTACCAAGCAAACAGGTGGTTTTACACAACTCTCTGCCCCACACACGCTCCGAGGTGGTCGAGTTTTATGTGGTCAGTCCGTTCGTGACGGTGCAGGATGGCAGCGGAGGTACAGTGCCTAGTCAGATAGCACCGGTTTGGTCGTGGCACACGCGCCCAGACGGCATCAGTCAACCGCAACCATCGAATACGAAGTACAGGCTGCTGTTTCGTGCAAATGTTCCACCGCTGGGATTGAGCGTTTATACGATTAATTCTAAAAACAGTGCTGAAGAATCGCT TGGCGTCACGTTTACGAAAGCGATCATACTCTCCAAATCGCCGTTTACTGTCAATCTGGCCGCCGGATACCCGGAAGATATAGACCACGCATCGCCAATGGAAGTGTCCTTACGCTCCGAGGAGGGCGGTACAACAAGTGCCGCTTTCACCGCGAAAGGACTGCTGAAATCGCTTACGATCGAAAACAATCAGGCGATGGTGCCGGTGCATTTAGAATTCTATCGATACGGCATGCAGCTTAGCTCGGGTAAGAGCGGTGCATACCTTTTCCATCCGGCCGGCAATGCTACGCTGCTTACGTACGAGCAACCGATCGTGCTGGTTATGAAGGGTCTGCTAGAGACAAGCATTACTGCCGGCTTACCGTTTGCGGTACATCAAACCATTCTACGCGATGATAGTGTAGAAATCCGCAACCTGGTTGACATCGGGCATCGTGATAATACGGAAATAGTGATGCGGCTGCAGACAAACATCAACAGTGGCAGTACTTTCTACACCGATCTGAACGGTATGCAGCTCATCAAGCGCAAACGGTTCCAGAAGCTGCCGATACAAGCCAACTACTACCCCGCTCCGTCGACCATGTTCATCGAGGACGACTATTACAGGTTGACGCTGCTGGGCGGACAACCACTCGGTGGTTCATCGTTGAGCTCGGGCGAGATGGAAATTATGCAAGATCGTCGCCTGACGCGCGATGACGATCGTGGGCTAGGGCAGGGCGTTCAGGACAATCTGCCGGTGTTGCACCTGTTCCGATTGGTGCTTGAATCGCGAGAATCGTGCACCAAACCGGATCCCGATTACCCGACCGGATATCTGACGCTGCCGGCTCACTCACAGCTGCAAAGCTTACTGCACCCGCTGGATAAGCTTATCTACAACGAAAACTATTGGACGGGACTGCAAAAGGAAGGGTTCGGCGTACGGCACGAACCGCTGGAACGGGGAATCGAACTCGTCGCCATGCGTGAGCTGCCTCACGTCCACTTCGGGCGGACATCGGCAGGAGCGTCTCCCCCCGTAGGGCTGATCGTTCATCGGACCAACTTCGAAGACTGTGGCTCGGAAGCAAACATGGAAGGAATG TTGAACATCAAAAAACTCCTCAATTTGGACGACGGGCACGATATTTATTCCGCACGGTTGACGCTACTGAATGCGCTGGAGATGGTTCAGTCGGACGACATTAGCCTCTGCCCGATGGATGCCAAAGCGTACATAGTCAAACGATAA